One Podarcis raffonei isolate rPodRaf1 chromosome 3, rPodRaf1.pri, whole genome shotgun sequence genomic region harbors:
- the MAP1LC3C gene encoding microtubule-associated proteins 1A/1B light chain 3C has protein sequence MQPLHSCQHVRPFKQRKSFATRVEEVAGIRGKFPTKVPVIVERYQKEKYLPLLDKTKFLVPQELTMTQFITIIRSRMALSSTQAFYMLVNNKSLASMSLTLAEVYQDYKDEDGFVYMTYASQEMFGGLLAAGKGKCKECLQKT, from the exons ATGCAGCCTTTACATAGCTGCCAGCATGTCAGACCGTTTAAACAAAGAAAGAGTTTTG CAACCCGAGTTGAAGAAGTTGCAGGCATACGAGGAAAGTTCCCAACAAAAGTCCCA GTTATTGTTGAAAGGTACCAGAAAGAAAAGTACCTTCCCCTGCTAGACAAAACCAAGTTTCTTGTGCCTCAGGAGCTGACCATGACTCAGTTTATAACTATCATCAG AAGCAGAATGGCGCTGAGTTCCACGCAAGCTTTCTATATGCTGGTAAACAACAAGAGTTTAGCAAGCATGTCTCTAACGCTGGCAGAAGTCTACCAGGATTACAAAGATGAAGATGGGTTTGTGTACATGACTTATGCTTCCCAAGAGATGTTTGGAGGCCTCTTAGCTGCTGGCAAGGGGAAATGTAAGGAATGTCTCCAGAAAACATAA